A DNA window from Canis lupus dingo isolate Sandy chromosome 2, ASM325472v2, whole genome shotgun sequence contains the following coding sequences:
- the LOC112659766 gene encoding serine/arginine repetitive matrix protein 1-like: MMGWEAALFQAAGCPKCSGRRRRELFVAPAIPRPVLELGLRSGHRPVPRPRPRGCGWPLGLARSSRSSPLAGPGSNFPPPGALSAQPGSAPPAKAPEAEAPLPARPPLASIPRPDWPLLDNRPSQQNLRLRAPPPSPPAPISRRERSASRQFAFETITRQSSDVGCANRFSDRPNLTNKRPPYWKKKNQFPGSQWEGAVGSRVKPRTFHLGVGRGGARASRSAAVLLLPRGRDFAPLLWLGRETRGATEPDRGPELPPTRAPKKAGCGGRSGGAVTARARALAWGRRTLPGPKTPPGRSWSSASADFVRLKAAPSLVTPPAPPSGTETCSLRRRGNEAQVEALVTAARPRRGVLASTPCLGFCACAGEGCAPRDALFGSGSGRERSVGATERPLARYFL, translated from the exons ATGATGGGATGGGAGGCGGCTCTGTTCCAGGCGGCTGGCTGCCCCAAGTGCAGCGGCCGCCGCCGCA GGGAGCTATTCGTGGCCCCTGCAATCCCAAGGCCAGTACTGGAACTAGGTCTCCGGTCTGGGCATAG GcccgtcccccgcccccggccccgaggCTGCGGCTGGCCCCTCGGCCTCGCCCGATCCTCCCGCTCCTCTCCGCTCGCGGGGCCCGGCTCCAACTTCCCCCCGCCCGGAGCCCTCTCCGCACAGCCCGGCTCGGCCCCGCCTG CTAAGGCTCCGGAGGCCGAGGCTCCGCTCCCGGCGCGACCCCCACTTGCCTCCATCCCCCGCCCTGATTGGCCGCTGCTTGACAACCGACCCTCACAACAAAACCTCCGGCTCAGAGCCCCGCCCCCCTCACCTCCCGCACCAATCAGCCGCCGCGAGCGCTCCGCCTCCCGCCAG TTCGCGTTTGAAACTATTACGAGACAGTCCTCCGATGTCGGCTGCGCCAATCGCTTCAGCGACCGTCCCAATCTGACCAATAAGCGCCCgccttattggaaaaaaaaaaaccagttccCAGGTAGCCAATGGGAAGGGGCCGTCGGGAGCCGCGTGAAGCCGCGGACCTTCCATCTTGGAGTGGGGCGAGGCGGGGCGAGGGCTTCGCGCTCCGCCGCAGTTCTGCTTCTTCCGCGTGGTCGGGACTTTGCCCCTCTTCTTTGGCTCGGACGGGAGACCCGCGGGGCGACGGAGCCTGATCGCGGGCCCGAGCTGCCTCCAACTAGAGCTCCGAAGAAGGCCGGCTGCGGTGGACGCTCGGGTGGGGCCGTGACAGCCCGAGCCCGGGCCCTCGCGTGGGGGCGCCGGACCCTCCCGGGCCCGAAGACCCCGCCCGGCCGTTCCTGGTCGTCCGCCAGCGCTGACTTCGTGCGGCTCAAGGCAGCTCCGTCTCTTGTAACGCCCCCGGCACCCCCAAGTGGGACGGAGACCTGTTCCCTTAGACGGAGAGGAAACGAGGCCCAGGTGGAGGCGCTTGTCACGGCCGCACGACCCAGGAGAGGGGTGTTGGCCTCGACTCCTTGCCTGGGTTTCTGCGCCTGCGCCGGAGAGGGGTGCGCCCCTCGTGATGCGCTTTTCGGGAGTGGGTCGGGTCGAGAGAGGTCCGTGGGAGCTACCGAAAGACCACTGGCTCG GTATTTCCTCTGA